GCTAAGTTCTGCGCCGAAAAATTTTTCCGTGCCCGGTTGGCATCCTCACCAAATTGCACGTCCAGCACACAGTGTTGGCAGTTTTCGATGGCCCAATGCCTCCGCACGACCTCTGCAAAACGCTCCAAGTCCATCACCGTACTCAGATAATAGCGATGCTCGGTAGTGGTCTGCCCGCTGACGATGCGCGTCGATTCCACGCGACCCACCGCCCGCAGCCCCATCCACTCCGCCTTCTGGTCCAACCACTCCAGGTTATCGCTGAGGACATAACGGCGGAGTTCGATGCGTCCGTACTCTTTTTCAACGGTTTCGTGGACCACCAACAGCCCTTATCGGCCTCCGTATCCAGCCATAGGCTGACGTCCCCGCCCAGTTGGGGATGGTTATCCTTGAGCGCCAACACATCAAAGCAGCGATGAGATGTGTCATAGCATTAAAAATTGAACGATGTTTTGGAAGACGGAGAGATGAATACTCCTTAATATGCCCAATAATCGTCTCAACCATATTTCTTCCATTGAGACGAGATTTATTCAGTATAGACATTGGTAAAGATTTCATATTTTTCCTTACTCGAGTCATAAGAACCAGACCGCGCTTAAGCAAATCCTCAGCGAGTTCTTTTCCGACATATCCTTTGTCCCCAAATAATTTACCAACCAAATCCTTAGTCAATTCACGAACCGGGATCCTGTCATCGACATTTCACGGTGTAATCTTCACAGCAATAATTTCATTCAGGTCATTGAAGACTATATGAAGTTTAAAACCGAAAAACCATCCCATGCTGGTTTTTCCACGCGTAGCAAGATTACGGAACACTTTGTGCCGGTGAATTCGGTGATTATCACAGACAGTTAACTTTGTACTGTCAATATAGTAACATACTGTTTTATTTCCAAATTTATTGGCAAGGAACATTGTTAAAGGCATCCATGCTCTATTTATTAAAACAATAAACCGTGCGTAAGAAGGCGCTTTTGGAAAATCATTACGGAATAATTTAATAATTATTCCTTCATAAAAAATTTTAAAATGTTTAAAACCAGATATATGGTATAATACTAATACTGTCATGATATCACTTTTAACGAGACCACATTCCGGACTACCTGATGCTGAATATTCAGCATCTGTTAATAATAACGTTTTAATTTGTGAATCTATTGGCATTACAAAAATCATCGAAATTTTTTAAATAATTTAACATTATATTTCTCCTAATAAAAATTTATTTTAATAAAAACCCATAACTCAGGTTATATAGCGAATAGAGAGGCAATACATGACCACATCAAGCCCCAAAAAAATACGAGAAACCTTATTGGTAATCGAGGGAAATGCGGATATTTTTAATGTTATAAATCATTTATTGAGTAATGATTATGATGTTAGAAACGCTAACAGTGGGGAAAAGGGCTTGCATCTGGCAATTGATGAACCGCATCCGGCGTTAATCCTGCTCGATATTTCATTACCTGATCTGGACGGTCACGCGGTTTGTCGCCAGCTTAAGGGCCATGCA
This Gammaproteobacteria bacterium DNA region includes the following protein-coding sequences:
- a CDS encoding hypothetical protein (Evidence 5 : Unknown function), whose amino-acid sequence is MTKDLVGKLFGDKGYVGKELAEDLLKRGLVLMTRVRKNMKSLPMSILNKSRLNGRNMVETIIGHIKEYSSLRLPKHRSIFNAMTHLIAALMCWRSRITIPNWAGTSAYGWIRRPIRAVGGPRNR
- a CDS encoding hypothetical protein (Evidence 5 : Unknown function) — translated: MVVHETVEKEYGRIELRRYVLSDNLEWLDQKAEWMGLRAVGRVESTRIVSGQTTTEHRYYLSTVMDLERFAEVVRRHWAIENCQHCVLDVQFGEDANRARKNFSAQNLALVRRMASNVFATTAPPKTASACANSGPRSTTITGSN
- a CDS encoding hypothetical protein (Evidence 5 : Unknown function) gives rise to the protein MIFVMPIDSQIKTLLLTDAEYSASGSPECGLVKSDIMTVLVLYHISGFKHFKIFYEGIIIKLFRNDFPKAPSYARFIVLINRAWMPLTMFLANKFGNKTVCYYIDSTKLTVCDNHRIHRHKVFRNLATRGKTSMGWFFGFKLHIVFNDLNEIIAVKITP